TCATAATTAGTATTATAGATTTTAGAAGAATCATATTTCAGGCTATAACCAGCCAAAGTACTAGCACGAAGACTGAAATCCGTAGAATCGGGATATCTGAATTTAACTTGATAATTTACCCCTTTGTCTGAAGCTTCTGACAAATTGCCAACAACATTCTTCAAAACCTTAAGCTCAAAAATATATTGGTGAGCCTGAGTACGAACAATAAGATTAGTATCAACTGCATCAGCCTTTGGACGCAGATAAAATACATTTTCTCTACGTACCAAATCCCATCCACCACTTAGGCCTGCACCAAAATCTTTAACCTTTTCACGAGAATCAAGTTCAATTTGTGTGACTACGCCTTGTGCCGTATGAACGGGATAAGTTGTATTTTCTTGAAACGTATACTCTTGAATAGCTGCAGCATAGACGCTTCCTTGCAACAAACATGATGCTGCTGTTGCTAAAAACATTTT
Above is a genomic segment from Neisseria subflava containing:
- a CDS encoding TrbG/VirB9 family P-type conjugative transfer protein, with translation MLRKMFLATAASCLLQGSVYAAAIQEYTFQENTTYPVHTAQGVVTQIELDSREKVKDFGAGLSGGWDLVRRENVFYLRPKADAVDTNLIVRTQAHQYIFELKVLKNVVGNLSEASDKGVNYQVKFRYPDSTDFSLRASTLAGYSLKYDSSKIYNTNYDVAANEKSRWLVPLKVYDDGRFTYVYLNKGKFTGDFPAVYGRKSEKGAEFVLNSNVEGNVVIVHGTYPFLVLRHGNDVVGLKRN